In Alphaproteobacteria bacterium, the sequence TACTTACCTCCGCCGCGCCGCGGCACGGATAGATTATCTCGCCGATTGGGTGCAACAGCATGGATTTGAGACGCAATCCGCTCGACCTTCGATCGGCGACACCAGGCGGTCACCGCAGCAGCGCCGCCTCGAACGGGTATTTGGACAAGAGCTCGCAGCCCGTCTTCGTCACGAGAACCTGATGCTCGAGCTTCACTCCTTCCTTTCCCCCGACGGCACCCACGTAACTCTCGATGCACAAAGTCATGTTCTCCTCGATGACACCGTCAAAGCCTGCCCGGTTGAAATCGTGCCGGTGGTAGATCGACGGGTATTCATCGCAGAGGCCGATCCCGTGCGCCAGGAGCATGTAACGGTTCGGCACATATTCGTCCGCCTGTCGGTAAGCCTTCTCCGCCATTTCCCTGAATGTCACGCCGGCCTTCACAAGCGTCATGTTGTGTTCAATCTCCTCGTAGGCGCGCCTATATAGCTCGCGCTGATACTGGCTCGGCGTACCGGGCCCACAGAAGAACGTGCGCGATACGTCCGCACAATAGCCGAACGGCCCGACCATGTCGGCGTCGAAGGCGACAAGGTCGCCGGGTCTAATCCTGCGCTCACTGCTCTCTTGATACCACGGATTGGTTCGGTCGCCAGACGACAGCATGCGCGCGTCAAGCCACTCCCCTCCCATGGCAATGTTTGTCTGGTAAAGGATCGACCAAAGCTCGTTTTCCGTCATGCCGGGTTTCAAGGCTTCGTTCATGCGGGCCATCGCGATGTCCGCGACGGCGAGCGAGACATTCATGCATAGAATCTCTTCCGGCGATTTGATCGAGCGCGCAAGCTCGATCGGCTCCTGTGCATCGCAAAGCTCGATGCCATGCCGCGCAAGGACAGCGGCGCAAGGGGGGTCGCATCGGTCGACCGCCAGCCGCTTATTGCCGGCCGCAGCTCGGTGAAAGAGGTCGGCGATTTCGGCAGCCCACGTGCGGATGCTATCCGTGAGCCGCGGTCCACTGAAGAAAAAGCTGAAGCCGACCGCAGGCCGTACTTCCGTGATGGTTTCGAGGCCCTGGGCCACGTGGTGACAGGCCTCTGCATCGAACAGCACGACAGGCCCCTCTGCCGCGACAAAGAGATATCGCCCCGGCGTGTGCGTCTGGAACATTGAATAGTTGCGGCTACCGCTTGCATAACGAATGTTGACGGGATCGACGAGCAGGCAAGCCGCATAGTCACGCGCTTTGAGCTGCTCGCGGAGGCGCCCGAGCCGATAGCCGCGCAATCGCACCATGTCGAGCGAGGCCTCCGTGTCGCTGATCGAGGTGACCGGCGTCCTGTGCGCGACTGAAGACGGATTATCGTTGCCCATTGGCGTGCTCCCTGTGTCGGCGGGCGGGAACCTCAACTATGATCTTGCGGCTGCGAGTCCCGGTGGCTGTTCAAGCCTTCTTTTCGAGCCGCTCGCGCCAATCCGCCGGATAGACCGAGAAGACAACCCGAGCGCGCTCTTTTGCCCGGTAGACGAGCCAGGTCCCCTCCGGCAACCAGATTCCTGTGCCCGGCGTGAGGATGAAATCTCCCTTTTTTGTCTCGATCGTTAGCGTCCCCTCGAGGCAATAGAAATACTCGTCGTACTTGACGGTCCATTCCATCGCGCAGTTCTCGAACGTCGCAACACCCGCGCTGAGCGACCTACTGATGTCTGTGCCGACGTCGCGCCCAATCTCGATATGGCCCTCGATACCCTCAATTGGCTCGAATTTCCGGGCATTCGGCTTGATCAGCTTAATTCCGCTCATTGCAATGCCACCCCCAATGTGTCCGGCTGGAAAACCTCTCATCAAGGGCCTTGGCAACCATCGCCAAGGCAAGAATTGCATCAGCCCCAAAATGCTCCCTTTGGCCGATCGCCTCGTTCCGAGCCGATTGGAGCAATCTCGCAATACAAACCCTCGCCCTCCCCTACCTGCCGAATGCAGGGGAGGGAAGGGCGAGGAAATTGCCTGCCGATTTTCCGACGACGGCGCAGAGACGTCGCCGTCAATGAATAGTTACGGCCAAATCTTCTTCGGGTTCGTGCCGATCTTGAAAGTCTTGGCGTCGGCATTCGTGTATTCATAGACCGCCGGCTTGAACTTACCGCACTCGCCGTGCGCGTCGCACGCGATCGGACCCGAAACGCCATCGAACGAGGTTGCAAAGACCGCGTCCCGTAGGGCTTTCCGGCCGATATACAGCGAGCCATCCTTATCGACGGCGACTTTTTGGATCGCCTTCATCAGCAGCTGCGCTGCGTCGTAGGCTTGGCCGTGGAAGCCGGAGATCGGTCCCTCGCCATAGGCTTTCTTGTATGCCTCGATGAACTTGGGATATCCCTTGCCCATCGCCTCGTCGGATACGTCGGGATAGGCGATGCGGAAACCGACGACCGACGGCCCCGCCGCCGTGATCATCTCGGGCGCCATCAACGAGCCGCCGCCGATGAGAGGAATCTTATCGAGGCCGGGCGTTTCTTTCGCCTGGCGCAGAAGCTGTGCCGCACCCGCGACGAAGACCGGAAAGTAAATTGCGTCCGGCTTCTCGGTCGCGATACGGGTGAGAAGCGGATGCATGTCGACATCGGTCGGCGCAATTGCCTCCTGCGACAGCACCGTACCACCCAACTTCGTGAAGTTCGTCGCCGTCACGACGGTAAGTTGCTGTGCGTATGGGCTGCCGTCGTGGACCGTCACGATCTTTTTCACCTTGAGCGCGTCGAACATGTACTTCGCGTCGGCCGCACCCTGCTCGATGTCGCTGTAGATGGTGCGCACGAAGCCGTCATACTCGGGCTTGCGGTCGGCGGCCGTAAGCGAGGGTGCCGAACATGCCGTGCCGAGCTCAACGATACCCTGCTTCCACAGAATCGGTGCCGCCGGCGTGCAGACGCTCGAGCAGGCCGAGCCGAGTACGGCCACGATCGACGGCGTGGCCGCGAGCTTCGTTGCCGCCGTCTGGCCCCCTTCGGCGTTGCACTGGTCGTCCTCGACGAGGAATCGGATCGGATGGCCGAGAATCTTCTCGCCCACTTCCTTGAAGGCAATTTCAGCACCGCGCTTCGAGTCCGTGCCGAGTGCCGTATCGGGCCCGGAGATGACCCACATGCCGCCGATCACGATCGGGGCACCCTTTTGGACGGTAACGACGCCAATCGGATCGGTGACTGGCCCAGCGGTTGCGGCCCAGCCGGGTGCGGTCATGCACACAAGTACGGCCGCCGCCAGCGAGAGTCGCTTCAATCCAGCTCGAGTGACGTATTTCATGACGCAGACCTCCTGTTCCAGGATTGTGGTCCTTTCGAAGTTGTCTGACGGCGGTCGAGGACGCATCGACGCCGTCCCGCGCGAAATGCAATTTGGCGTCCTAATTATTTAGCGATCAATGGCTCTGCAATTGCCCCGAACGGGCACACCAACCAACTGCTTCGCCACTTGGCGCTTACTTGTCATTGTGCCCGATTGCCCTCCCCCTGTCGGTCCCGCTCGCGCGAGGCCTGACGGACGAAACGCCATGATATCACCGGCCATTGTGGTTCGCGACACTCGTAATTGTGCCGTCTGAGCCGGGCCACTGCGGCCGACCGGCGAACCAAGGGGCAGTTCTGCGGAACACCGCTGCGTGTGACATTAGCGGAGCGATCCTCGTAAATGGGGTGGCTATGTCGGACGTGGATCGGCGCGCAGCCCATGCCAGGGGCGAACCAACTGCAACCGCTCCGTGTAATTCTCACCGGTTCTCTTTTAAGAGCTGTTTGCCACAGATATAACCCCATGTTAGGCAGGGCCCTATCGTCGTTCCGGCGCCGACGGCACGGGTGCCGATGGGATTGGCCATTGCGTTGCCGGCGCAATAAAGCCCGGTGATGACGCTTCCGTCTGGACGAAGCACTTGGCCGTGTTCGTTCGTTCGCGCCCCTCCCTTCGTTCCGACAATCGAGCGATTGAGCGGCCACGCGATGAAGGGTGGGCGGTCGACGGCGCCGAGCGCGAGATTGCGGCCGCTATCGATCGAGCCTGACTTGTATCTCTCCCACGCACTCTCGCCACGGTGGAAATCCGCGTCGCGCCCTGCGGCAACGAAGCCATTATACCG encodes:
- a CDS encoding Xaa-Pro peptidase family protein → MGNDNPSSVAHRTPVTSISDTEASLDMVRLRGYRLGRLREQLKARDYAACLLVDPVNIRYASGSRNYSMFQTHTPGRYLFVAAEGPVVLFDAEACHHVAQGLETITEVRPAVGFSFFFSGPRLTDSIRTWAAEIADLFHRAAAGNKRLAVDRCDPPCAAVLARHGIELCDAQEPIELARSIKSPEEILCMNVSLAVADIAMARMNEALKPGMTENELWSILYQTNIAMGGEWLDARMLSSGDRTNPWYQESSERRIRPGDLVAFDADMVGPFGYCADVSRTFFCGPGTPSQYQRELYRRAYEEIEHNMTLVKAGVTFREMAEKAYRQADEYVPNRYMLLAHGIGLCDEYPSIYHRHDFNRAGFDGVIEENMTLCIESYVGAVGGKEGVKLEHQVLVTKTGCELLSKYPFEAALLR
- a CDS encoding ethanolamine utilization protein EutQ, with amino-acid sequence MSGIKLIKPNARKFEPIEGIEGHIEIGRDVGTDISRSLSAGVATFENCAMEWTVKYDEYFYCLEGTLTIETKKGDFILTPGTGIWLPEGTWLVYRAKERARVVFSVYPADWRERLEKKA
- a CDS encoding branched-chain amino acid ABC transporter substrate-binding protein — protein: MKYVTRAGLKRLSLAAAVLVCMTAPGWAATAGPVTDPIGVVTVQKGAPIVIGGMWVISGPDTALGTDSKRGAEIAFKEVGEKILGHPIRFLVEDDQCNAEGGQTAATKLAATPSIVAVLGSACSSVCTPAAPILWKQGIVELGTACSAPSLTAADRKPEYDGFVRTIYSDIEQGAADAKYMFDALKVKKIVTVHDGSPYAQQLTVVTATNFTKLGGTVLSQEAIAPTDVDMHPLLTRIATEKPDAIYFPVFVAGAAQLLRQAKETPGLDKIPLIGGGSLMAPEMITAAGPSVVGFRIAYPDVSDEAMGKGYPKFIEAYKKAYGEGPISGFHGQAYDAAQLLMKAIQKVAVDKDGSLYIGRKALRDAVFATSFDGVSGPIACDAHGECGKFKPAVYEYTNADAKTFKIGTNPKKIWP